The sequence below is a genomic window from Dyadobacter chenwenxiniae.
CAAGATTGGCAAATCAGGAAAATCATGCTGTGCCCAGCAGTCCGTTAACCGCATTTTTAGATTATGAGCTTTAAAGAAAAGTTTGAGGCATACGATTGGGAAGAAGTGAAGGCCAGCATTTATTCCAAAACGCCCCATGATGTGCAAAAGGCGCTGCTAGCCCAAAAACGAACATTAGAAGATTTCAAAGCGCTTATCTCCCCGGCGGCCTCAAGTTTCCTGGAACCCATGGCGCAGCTCAGCCGCAAACTGACCCAAAAGCGGTTTGGCAAAACCATGCAAATGTACATTCCGTTGTATTTATCCAATGAATGCACCAACATTTGCACTTATTGCGGGTTTAGTCTGGATAATAAAGTGCGAAGAAAAACGCTTTCACGCGAGGAAATTTTGCGTGAGGTGAAGGTGATTAAATCGCTTGGTTACGATCACGTTTTGCTGGTTACGGGCGAGGCAAACCAGACGGTGCATACAGCTTATTTCAAGGAAGTGATCCAATTGATACGACCCTATTTTTCGCAGATTTCAATGGAAGTTCAGCCCTTGGAAACCGCAGAATATGAGGAATTGATCGGGCTGGGGCTCTATTCTGTTTTAATTTACCAGGAAACATATCACAAGGAAGATTACAAAAAGCACCATCCGAAAGGGAAAAAATCAAACTTCAATTATCGCCTGGAAACGCCGGACAGGCTCGGACAAGCCGGAATCCATAAAATGGGACTGGGTGTTTTAATAGGGCTTGAAGATTGGCGCACGGATAGCTTTTTTACAGCAGCACACCTGCAATATCTCGAACGAACCTATTGGCAAACGCGTTATAGTTTATCGTTTCCAAGATTGCGGCCATTTTCCGGCGGACTGGAACCGAAGGTTGAAATGACCGACAGGGAGCTTGTACAGCTGATTTGCGCTTACCGGATCATGAACGAGGAGGTGGAAATTTCACTTTCGACGCGTGAATCCGAGCAATTTCGGGATCATTGCATTCAATTGGGCGTTACGTCCATCAGTGCGGGTTCCAAAACGAATCCGGGCGGCTATGCGGTTGAACCGGGGTCGCTGGAACAGTTCGAAATTTCGGACGAGCGCAGTCCGGTTCAGATTGCCGAAATGATCCGGGAAAGGGGTTACGAGCCGGTTTGGAAGGATTGGGACCAGATTTTTGTGCAATAAAGAAATGGGATAAATATGTTTGAGCAACAGGAACGCAAACGTTATAGCAGACAAATTTTGCTGCCGGAAATGGGACATATTGGCCAGGAAAGGCTGAAAGCCGCAAAAGTGCTGGTCGTTGGTGCGGGCGGCTTGGGATGTCCGGTGCTGCAATATCTTGTGGCCGGGGGCGTCGGGAATATTGGGATTGTGGACGATGACGTTGTGGACATGACCAACTTGCACCGGCAAATTCTTTACACCACAGCCGACATTGGAAAAAGCAAAGTCCTGGCTGCCATTGAAAGGTTAAATGCTCAAAATCCATTTGTCAAACTAACTCCCCACCCAGTTCGCTTACAAGAAGATAATGTTGCCGAAATCGTCGCTGAATACGACCTCGTGATCGACGGCTCAGACAATTTCCCGACGCGCTATCTGGTCAATGACGCCTGCGTTGAATTGGATAAACCATCGGTTTTTGGCTCCATACTGCGTTTCGAAGGACAGGTTTCAGTCTTCAATTACAAAGGCGGCCCAACTTACCGCTGCCTTTTCCCCGATGCCGAAGAGGGCGATAATTGCGCCGAGGCTGGCGTGATCGGCATTTTACCCGGAATGATTGGCACTTACATGGCCAACGAGGCGATTAAAATTATCTGCGAAATCGGCGAGCCATTGTCAGGAAAGCTACTGGTTATGAATGCATTAACAAATGCAACCAGCATTTTCAAATTTTCCAGATCTGAACAAACTGCACCCGCTCAAA
It includes:
- the moeB gene encoding HesA/MoeB/ThiF family protein — its product is MFEQQERKRYSRQILLPEMGHIGQERLKAAKVLVVGAGGLGCPVLQYLVAGGVGNIGIVDDDVVDMTNLHRQILYTTADIGKSKVLAAIERLNAQNPFVKLTPHPVRLQEDNVAEIVAEYDLVIDGSDNFPTRYLVNDACVELDKPSVFGSILRFEGQVSVFNYKGGPTYRCLFPDAEEGDNCAEAGVIGILPGMIGTYMANEAIKIICEIGEPLSGKLLVMNALTNATSIFKFSRSEQTAPAQKQEKKPNQNEPQIELKEMKYEEFERIEASYPGQIHLVDVREYNEYEADNFGGINIPLSEIPDILPTLPPNKTIVFYCQTGKRSAQAAKLLAQSGFDGASFWAGNW
- the thiH gene encoding 2-iminoacetate synthase ThiH, producing the protein MSFKEKFEAYDWEEVKASIYSKTPHDVQKALLAQKRTLEDFKALISPAASSFLEPMAQLSRKLTQKRFGKTMQMYIPLYLSNECTNICTYCGFSLDNKVRRKTLSREEILREVKVIKSLGYDHVLLVTGEANQTVHTAYFKEVIQLIRPYFSQISMEVQPLETAEYEELIGLGLYSVLIYQETYHKEDYKKHHPKGKKSNFNYRLETPDRLGQAGIHKMGLGVLIGLEDWRTDSFFTAAHLQYLERTYWQTRYSLSFPRLRPFSGGLEPKVEMTDRELVQLICAYRIMNEEVEISLSTRESEQFRDHCIQLGVTSISAGSKTNPGGYAVEPGSLEQFEISDERSPVQIAEMIRERGYEPVWKDWDQIFVQ